From the genome of Carassius carassius chromosome 49, fCarCar2.1, whole genome shotgun sequence:
tgaaaggttttctttttttatgatagGTGAACAACAATTCAGCCGGCTCATAGTTATCTCTGTAAACTAACAGGGCAAACACAGCAGAtaatgttgatgtttttaattattaacgAGTGCAGGTTACCGTGGAGTATCGTGATAACATGGGTGCCATGGAGCCTCTGCGTGTTCATACGCTCGTAATCTCAGTTCAGCACAGTCCTGACATCACGCTGGAGGAGATACGTCACAGTCTGATGGAGAAGGTTGTGAAGGCCGTCATCCCGGCCAGATATCTGGATGACAAGACTATATATCACCTGCTGCCCAGCGGGAAGTTCCTTGCAGGGGGTCCACAAGTAAGCAAGCACAAAAACTGGTTTGCTCTGGCAAGCATCagtattaaagggacagttcacccaaaaatacaaattctgtcattatttactcagcctcaagTTGTTGAaagattaccgtatttttcggactataagtcgcactttttttcatagtttggctggtcctgcgacttatagtcaggtgtgacttatttatcaaaattaatttgacatgaaccaagagaaatgaactaagagacatgaaccaagagaaaacattaccgtttacagccgccagagggcgggctctatactgctcagtgctcctgtagccttcactgaaaacatagagcgccctctcgcggctgtagatggtaatgttttctcttggttcttggttctaaataaatgcgacttatagtccagtgtgacttatatatgtttttttcctcatcatgacgtatttttggactgatgcgacttatactcaggtgtgacttatagtccgaaaaatacagtagatagatgttagcatgttgctagcatgatttaacacattgctaacatgatttaacaagttgctaacatgttttagcatgattagctcATTGTTAACATGTTggcatgtttttaacatgattagcatgttactaatatgtttctagcatgattaacatgttgttagcatttttgctagaatgttttaacatgattaacatgtttctagcatgttgccaacatgttttagcatgattaacatgtcactaacatgtttttttaaacatgattAGCGTGTTGTTTGCAtgttttaacatgattaacatgtggcTAATATGtcttttagcatgattaacatgttgttaccaTGTTTTAGGATGATTAACATATTTATAGCTTGTTGCTAACattttagcatgataagcatgtttctagcatgttgttaccatgtttctagcatgattagtatgttgATAACAGGtttgtaacatgattagcatgttactagcatgttttctagcatgttgccaacatgttttagcatgattaacatgtcactaacatgtttttttaacatgattagcatgttgtttgcatgttttaacatgattaacatgtggcTAATAtgtattttagcatgattagcatgttgttagcatgtttctaacattagcatgtttacatattttaacatgattaacatgttgctagcatgttttttttacattattagcatgctgtcaccatgtttctagaatgattagcatgtttctagattGCTGTTAACATATTTCTAACATGTTAGTATGTTAagatgattaacatgttgctaacacaATTCtaccatgattaacatgttgttaccatgtttctaTAATGATTAGCATGTCAATAACATGTTTCTAATATTATTAACATGTTACaaacatgtttttagcatgattagcatgttactagcatgtttctaacaagTTCTTCTTAAAGGTGCACTGTGTAGATTTTAGCAGCATCTAGTTGTGAGGTTGCGAATTGCAACCAACGGCTCAGTCCCCCCCCTCACCCCTCCCTTTAGAGATGCTACGGTTGCCAATGCAATGCAGGTAAAGATGTCGTTGGTAAAGACAGCATAgagcaattaaatttttttacaaaggtaaatcaaggaattacaaacccgattccaaaaaatttgggacactgtacaaattgtgagtaagaaaggaatggaataatttaccaaTCTCATAAACTTACTGCATCAAcacagaccacatactgcatcaattacaacatcatggctgcgtagaagaaggatccggatactgaaatggccagctgcagtccagatctttcacccatagaaaacatttggtgcatgataaagaggaagatgcgacaaagaagacctaagacagttgattAACTAGATGCctttattagacaagaatgggacaatattcctattcctaaacttgagcaacttgtctcctcagtccccagacgtttgcagactgttataaaaagaagaggggatgccacacagtgctaaacatggccttgtcccaacttttttgagatgtgttgatgccatgaaatttaaaatcaacttatttttccattaaaatgatacattttctcagtttaaacatttgatatgtcatcagTGTTgtgttctgaataaaatattgaaatttgaaacttccacatcattgcattctgtttttatttcacaatttgtacagtgtcccaacttttttggaatcgggtttgtagatttacttaattaataaatcaatgtTGTTGCGAAtgtttgtgtcagtgttttatttgcaAGAACAACAAAGTTAAGAAAGGCactctgtagagcagtttgtccaATCAGGGCTACCGTACAAACATGGTGGTGATTCCAGGTAAAGGGACCCACGGTGCATGTAGATAGAAATagctcaatctaaggtaatataaacataacggttcattaagaaaggtctttatacacctctgaaaacacagttatatatatattatattgcatttctgtaaatagatcgttgtaaatattacacattgcaactttaattataatgttatatattttaattcaattgcatttaattgtccagAAGTTACATTCGGTTTGCACTAaagtatattcattcattataatcaaagtatattatttccataacaAGTATtcttaaaagtatgctaaagtctCCTTGTTTGTTTTCACATGGGGTACTATGTGAAGTTAATGTTGTTGTAGGCAGACGCCGGTCTGACAGGCAGGAAGATCATTGTGGACACCTACGGTGGCTGGGGCGGTCACGGCGGCGGGGCGTTCTCCGGCAAAGATTACTCTAAAGTGGATCGCTCAGGGGCTTACGCCGCCCGCTGGGTGGCCAAGTCTCTCGTCAGAGCCAAACTGTGTCGCAGAGTTCTGGTTCAGGTGACAGAAATCAGATAGACATTTAAGTCAACATTAAGTTGTATTCAAAATAAATCTATTACAACTGTGCCTTTATGTCCCATTCTAGATGTATTAGACTGGATTTCATTGTGAACTTTTGCAGGGCAGCAGTACGTGAGTGATATAATCTGCAAGCGTATTGTTAACGCTGTGTCTTTGTTACAGATCTCATATTCTATTGGTATCAGTCACCCTTTGTCAGTGTCTGTTTTTCATTACGGCACATCAACCAGAGATGAGGACGAGCTTCTAGAGATTGTCAAGAACAATTTTGACTTGAGGCCAGGGGTCATCGTCAGGTGAGGAGTACTGGAGAACCTCAGTGTCAAGTGTAaacttttgttaataataatttcatcTTGCAGGGAGCTTGATCTAAAGAAACCGATCTACCAGAAAACAGCTTGCTATGGACACTTCGGACGAGAGGAATTTCCTTGGGAGAAGCCGAAGAAGCTCATCTTCTGAT
Proteins encoded in this window:
- the mat2al gene encoding methionine adenosyltransferase II, alpha-like isoform X1, yielding MNPSGYNKPGKTFLFTSESVGQGHSDKMCDQISDAVLDAYLAQDPDSKVACECVSKTGMILLCGEVTSKAVVNIQKVVRDTVKSIGYDDSSKGFDYKTCNVLVSLQPQCSEISDCVFEGRDNEDIGAGDQGLMFGYATDETEECMPLTILLAHKLNAKMKELSKTGVCPWILPDSKTQVTVEYRDNMGAMEPLRVHTLVISVQHSPDITLEEIRHSLMEKVVKAVIPARYLDDKTIYHLLPSGKFLAGGPQADAGLTGRKIIVDTYGGWGGHGGGAFSGKDYSKVDRSGAYAARWVAKSLVRAKLCRRVLVQISYSIGISHPLSVSVFHYGTSTRDEDELLEIVKNNFDLRPGVIVRELDLKKPIYQKTACYGHFGREEFPWEKPKKLIF
- the mat2al gene encoding methionine adenosyltransferase II, alpha-like isoform X2 — translated: MNPSGYNKPGKTFLFTSESVGQGHSDKMCDQISDAVLDAYLAQDPDSKVACECVSKTGMILLCGEVTSKAVVNIQKVVRDTVKSIGYDDSSKGFDYKTCNVLVSLQPQCSEISDCVFEGRDNEDIGAGDQGLMFGYATDETEECMPLTILLAHKLNAKMKELSKTGVCPWILPDSKTQVTVEYRDNMGAMEPLRVHTLVISVQHSPDITLEEIRHSLMEKVVKAVIPARYLDDKTIYHLLPSGKFLAGGPQADAGLTGRKIIVDTYGGWGGHGGGAFSGKDYSKVDRSGAYAARWVAKSLVRAKLCRRVLVQISYSIGISHPLSVSVFHYGTSTRDEDELLEIVKNNFDLRPGVIVR